The following nucleotide sequence is from Drosophila simulans strain w501 chromosome 3L, Prin_Dsim_3.1, whole genome shotgun sequence.
tcAGAAATGTTTATGATTTCAATTGAATGTTCTCCTCTCCTTGCCAAtttttcaaatgaattttaaaatttcttcaaTGCACTCCAACTAGCAGGTTTCTTATAGTCAAAGAGATTGACTATGTTGGTTATCCCAGTTAGATTTTTCGGCAGTGGTTCTATCTTGAgctattttatatttgcttatCATATTTATTGCCTGCAGGGGTCTATCTTTCCGTCAATTCATTGAACTTGAGAAAcccaaataaaaactttatttcgGTAACCACCGGATATTCAAGGCAATTGATAATAGCTTATCACATTCTGAAATTTTGGTGGCTTCTGAATTGCCCAAAACTATGCAGCATTTCTAGCAGCGAGGTTGTTTTGTCTTTATTGAGATTAAGCCTTTGATGTACCCATTTCACTGATAGCacactttgtttttcttttccttgTCTTGGCTctcaattattcaaatctaTAAGACTGtggctttttaattatatttctatCGCTGAGTGCTCAGAATCTGATCTTCAGAACTCAAGGGCTGATAGGCCAAGGAATGTTGGAGCAATGATTTTCCATAAATAGCCATGGCAGTAGCGAAGTTAGTCAGACAGTTTTGTTTAACCCCATCAACATGAAGGCTTTCTTTGCTTTGGTGCTTCTGGCCATTGCCGCTTCTGCCATGGCAGGTCGCACCCTCGATCGGTGCTCCCTGGCCCGTGAGATGGCCAATCTGGGTGTTCCCCGCGACCAGCTGGACAAGTGGACCTGCATTGCCCAGCACGAGAGTGACTACCGCACCTGGGTGGTGGGACCTGCCAACTCCGACGGCTCCAACGACTACGGAATCTTCCAGATCAACGATCTGTACTGGTGCCAGGCCGACGGACGCTTCTCCTACAACGAGTGCGGATTGAGCTGCAACGCCCTCCTGACCGACGACATCACCAACTCCGTCCGTTGTGCCCAGAAGGTCCTCAGCCAGCAGGGATGGTCCGCCTGGGCCGTCTGGCACTACTGCAGCGGATGGTTGCCGTCCATCGATGAGTGCTTCTAAACTGACTTCGACCACAAATAAAATCACAAAGAGTACAAGCTAATTACATAGTCTATGAACCGACCGGAAACCCACTTTCAAGACATTTAAACCCTTTTTAAACAGTcgcaaagcaaagcaatcATATCTTTAGTGTCCAATGCCATGATATACTCTCAATCCATGACCCTGCCCGAGTTCTTCAAACAAGGTTACTCGGGACCATCGCGGGACCAAACACAATCGGTTGGACATCTATTGCGGCTAATGGAGAGCACTCTCCGAAGCCATTAGCCCGGGGCGCCATTTCACGGCTTATCAATTCCAGTTTTGTGGAGCAGTTTTCAATTTCTGTCtcacaaattgatttatgcagaTTTCAGAGCCCGAACCCCGCCTCCTGGTTTCTGTTTTGAGTGATCTTTCAACACGCTTCGCAGCTGCCGTTCAGTTTTGAGTTTCTCCTGTCTGCGGCCAGTGGCTGCTGACATTGATCGAAGTGTTTTTGTCTGAGCTGCTGTGGGAACCTCATCCACACGGCCAGATGCCCCAGTCAATCAGTCGTTTCTGTAGCCTCCGATTGGGAGCTGCATCGAGGGGCTGCGTGAGGGGCACAGGCGCACCTGACGAAAGAATCATATTGGACCCACTCCCCGGCATAACTGGGCATCGGCGGTACGTGACTGATGGGCTGATTGATACCGGCTGAGGTAACCCACCTGAGTGGCACGTCATAACCACCCGAACACAATGGCATATGCGATTTGCATAGCCACATGTGAACCGTTAACCCCTCATTGTGGTTTAACGGTACCCGGGCCTCGAGAGAGGGAACTGCAAGCCAAGATGGTCGCATCTGTTTTAGCTGGCTAGTGAAAGTGTCTTTATTTCTAGCAtattaaaatgctaattttcattttattttgtccACGCATCGAAGGcagaaatcgaaaacaaatcAGCGACTGTCACAGATCAAAATTCGAGTCGATCGGATCGCTTAGTGGCTAGGAAACAGGCCCGCAGCCCACTTGCGAGACTGGGTGTCGATCTGGGTGTCGTTGACAGCGGATATCTGCGAAGGCACCTGTCCAGACAGCACGAAACCACAGTACCACCTCAGCCCCAAGTCCAACTGCATGCAGATAAGCCTCGGCTCAAAATGTTCAATAAACTTAACGGCTTGTTTTTCCGGTGCGTTACGTGGTGGCGACCCAAGCTACATCGACTCCGACTCCAACTGCGACTGCGGCTACCAGCTCCCAACTCCCAACCTCACAACcactttttaaatatgcaaattcaaGTTCTCCCATGTCAAGCACGTACATTAATTGACTCCACCCGATTGGTTTTCCCCTTTCAATTAACGCAGCGACAGCTCGACACTGCAGCGACACCATCCGCAACCCCGTCACCCGGGACAGGCGGGACAGCTCCACCTCGAGATGGCTCCCAGTGTGTGCGAGATGGCCAGCCAGGGTCAAAGTGGTCCGGTGCCCCCGCAGAAAGCAGGCGGATCCAACAGCTCGGGCACCAACAAGTGCGGAGCCAGCAGCCTGAATGGGTCCCTGGCCTCCTACAAGATCGGCGGCTCCGAACAGAGTTGGCCTCAGGCCCCAGTTTACAGCAAGGTGAGTGGGGGTAGCTTACCCACAGCATATCCAAGTGGTCACCACACATGTTCTCTACACACAGGAAAACCAGCGTCCGCCTGTCTACAATCCCGAGGACTACGTGCATTCGCTGAGGAAGTTCATCAAGGCCAGCGGATCGGCCAAAAAGCTATCCATATATGATGTGTGCACGGGTCCGAGTCCAAAAGAAGAGGCCTCCAGATCGGCCACTCTGCCAGCCAAGCACTCGGAGTACAAGTATGGACTGGATCGTATGTTCCTGAcatatttcattcattttgttATATCCAACAGATCTCCCATTCCTGCTCCACCAGAGAACGATAGAGAGATGTCCCTGCGTCAGTTTGGCTCCATTACGGATTTGTTGACCAAGTTGCGAGCTGATCTGCGGGTGTCCTTTCCCAGGTAAGATCAATTTAACCCTTTCAGCGACCTTTGCTTACGATTTCCCTTCCAGCTTCGTTCAGGAGTTTGTGGGTACTCCTGCGGATGGAATAAGCCACTTGCTGGAAGTCCTGCGCGCCATTCAAATGGCCCAGGCCAGCAATGCGCCTGCTCCAATGCCAGGAGCCTCCAGTTCCTTGGCCATGACCAGGAATCCCCAAAGCTATCAGCGCCGTGCTTTGCTGGACGAACTGTCTTGCCTGTGAGTTTCCAACTCTCAAAGTGCTCTTGCAAAAGTGTCTAATCTTTTAATCCCATCCAGGCAATGTCTGAGCATCTGTTGTTCGCGATCTCTGGATGCCATAGCCCGTTTGGGAAACACACCCGTGGGTCTCATGCCACTGGCTTCCTCGGCCACGGGTCAGGGCATCCGAGCTCGAATCCTGGCGCTCCAGTTGCTCGCCTCCGCCTGCGATCGCCAGCCCTTCGGAAGCGGCAGTGGTGGTCAGAAGATAGCCTCGGCAGGACACACAGCGGTATCGGATGCCATGTCCACTTTGCGATTAAGATGCAGTGAGCCAGTTCGCTTCCGTTTGCTGGTCGGCATCCTGAACAGCGGCGGTGGTTCGGGCGAACTGCAGTGCGCGGGTGTTAAGTAAGGGAATCATTTGGTTATCAGTCTAAGAGATTACTGAACTTTTTTAATCTTCCCTAGATTTCTCAACACGTTCATTGAGAGCGCCGTAAGCATTCAG
It contains:
- the LOC27206641 gene encoding lysozyme S produces the protein MKAFFALVLLAIAASAMAGRTLDRCSLAREMANLGVPRDQLDKWTCIAQHESDYRTWVVGPANSDGSNDYGIFQINDLYWCQADGRFSYNECGLSCNALLTDDITNSVRCAQKVLSQQGWSAWAVWHYCSGWLPSIDECF